The genomic interval GCGGGGCGGACTGGCTGGACTTCAGCTGGTCGAGGGTGCCGTCGAAGATCTGGTGGCCGTGGTCGATGACCATCACCCGGGTGCAGAGTGCCTCGATGTCGTCGAGGTCGTGGGTGGTGAGGATGATCGTGGTCCGGCGGTCCGCGTTGATCTGGGCGAGGAACTCGCGGAGCCGGGCCTTGCTGATCACGTCGAGGCCGATGGTGGGCTCGTCGAGGTAGACGATCTCGGGGTCGTGCAGCAGCGCGGCCGCGATGTCGCCGCGCATCCGCTGGCCCAACGACAGCTGGCGAACGGGCACGTCGAGCAGGTCGCCCAGGTCCAGCAGCTCCACGAACGTCGCCAGGTTCTCGCGGTGCCGGGCGAGCGGTACGCCGTACATCTTCTGCAGGACCGCGAACGAATCCTTCAACGGCAGGTCCCACCAGAGCGTCGTACGCTGGCCGAACACCACCCCGATCCGCTTCGCCAGCTTCAACCGGTGCCGCGACGGGTCCACCCCCGCGACCCGGATCGATCCGCCGGACGGCACCAGGATCCCGGTCAGCATCTTGATCGTGGTGGACTTCCCGGCCCCGTTCGGGCCGATGTACCCCATCACTTCCCCCGGTTCGACGCTGAACGTCATCCCGTCCACCGCCCGCACCTCCCGGCGGGTACGCCGCAACCCGACCCGCGACGTGACGGTGAACGCCCGCGACACATCCGACAACTCGATGACAGCCATCTCAGCTCCCTGTACTGCGATAACGACGAAGGCCGGCCCGCCAGGCCAGCGACGCGAGCGCGACCATCACGACCGCGACCAGTGGCGACAGCAGCCCGATCCAGGACGGCAGCCCCAGCGGGGCGGGCTTTCCCAGCAGGTACAGCACCGGGTAATAGTTGACAAAGGCAAGCGGTACGACGAACGTCACGGCCCGCACGATCTCCTTGCCGAAGATCGCCAACGGGTACTGCGTCATCGTCTGCCCGCCGTACGTGAACGAGTTGGCCAGCTCCGCCGAATCCACCGCCAGGAACTGGAACGCCGCGCCGAGCACGAAGATCGCCCCGAAGATCACCGTCCCGGCCAGGATCGACACCACCAGCATGATGCCGCGGGCAACCGTCCACTCGAGGTCGAGCCGGTTGAACGCGAACACCATCACCACCAGGGCCTGGAACGGCCGGCCGAGCCGCCGCAGCGCGAACCCGTCGGCCGCGGTCTGCAGGAAAGCCGGTACCGGCCGGATCAGGTAGGCGTCGAACGTCCCGGTCCGGATCCGCTCGCCGACCCGCTCGATCGACCCGGTGAACAGGTCCGCGATCCCCAGCGTCATCGAAGCCGTTGCGTAGAGCAACGCCATCTCGGCCAGCGAGAACCCGCCGAACGACGAGATGTGGCTGAACATCAGCACGATCGCGACGAAGTCCATCACCGTCAGCACCATCGAGCTGAACAGCATCAGGAAGAACGACGCCGGGTACGCCATCGACGACCGCACCCACATCATGATCAGCATCCAGTACTGCGCCGGCGCCCGGAGCACCCGCTCAACCACCCTGGATCACCACCTTGCGGGTCGCTACCGACGTGACCAGTTGCGCGCCCAGCAGGAGCACCACGATCCAGCCCAGCTGGAAGAGCAGCGCCGAACCGATCCCGCCCGGGTTCCGGCCGA from Kribbella sp. NBC_00709 carries:
- a CDS encoding ABC transporter ATP-binding protein produces the protein MAVIELSDVSRAFTVTSRVGLRRTRREVRAVDGMTFSVEPGEVMGYIGPNGAGKSTTIKMLTGILVPSGGSIRVAGVDPSRHRLKLAKRIGVVFGQRTTLWWDLPLKDSFAVLQKMYGVPLARHRENLATFVELLDLGDLLDVPVRQLSLGQRMRGDIAAALLHDPEIVYLDEPTIGLDVISKARLREFLAQINADRRTTIILTTHDLDDIEALCTRVMVIDHGHQIFDGTLDQLKSSQSAPRTLVVDLATSLPPIVVEGATVIKVDGPRQHLTFPPTTSAAPLLARIAANYPLVDLSVAEPTIESVITQLYAPTPS
- a CDS encoding ABC transporter permease codes for the protein MVERVLRAPAQYWMLIMMWVRSSMAYPASFFLMLFSSMVLTVMDFVAIVLMFSHISSFGGFSLAEMALLYATASMTLGIADLFTGSIERVGERIRTGTFDAYLIRPVPAFLQTAADGFALRRLGRPFQALVVMVFAFNRLDLEWTVARGIMLVVSILAGTVIFGAIFVLGAAFQFLAVDSAELANSFTYGGQTMTQYPLAIFGKEIVRAVTFVVPLAFVNYYPVLYLLGKPAPLGLPSWIGLLSPLVAVVMVALASLAWRAGLRRYRSTGS